From Gammaproteobacteria bacterium CG11_big_fil_rev_8_21_14_0_20_46_22, one genomic window encodes:
- a CDS encoding ubiquinone-binding protein produces the protein MTHIKRSALVPFSADKLYDLVNAIETYPEFLPWCSDTKILESSPEVMLASMTIAGGGFSKTFTTRNELFPPEKIIMRHVDGPFKSLTGEWRFVPLSNDGCRVELDMHFEVESGIKGMLFGVVFNKIADKLVDAFCARAKELYAND, from the coding sequence ATGACACACATTAAGCGATCAGCCTTAGTTCCTTTCTCTGCTGACAAGCTCTACGACTTGGTGAATGCGATCGAAACGTATCCTGAGTTTTTGCCGTGGTGCAGTGATACAAAAATTTTAGAGTCATCGCCTGAGGTGATGTTGGCTAGTATGACGATTGCAGGTGGCGGCTTTAGCAAAACCTTCACGACGCGCAATGAATTATTCCCACCTGAAAAAATTATCATGCGTCACGTTGATGGCCCCTTCAAATCACTCACGGGCGAATGGCGTTTTGTACCGTTGTCTAATGACGGTTGTCGTGTTGAGTTGGATATGCATTTTGAAGTCGAAAGCGGCATAAAAGGTATGTTATTTGGTGTGGTCTTTAATAAAATTGCCGACAAACTTGTTGATGCATTTTGTGCGCGAGCCAAAGAGCTATATGCAAACGATTAA
- a CDS encoding RnfH family protein, with protein sequence MQTINVTVTYALPDQQPVFSVSLKSTAVVLDALLASGILKQFPEIDLKTQRVGIFSECVMLSEKLKDGDRVEIYRPLTIDPKDARRLRAQKRA encoded by the coding sequence ATGCAAACGATTAATGTTACTGTTACCTATGCTTTGCCTGATCAGCAGCCTGTTTTTTCTGTGAGCCTTAAAAGTACCGCGGTGGTGTTAGATGCATTGCTCGCCTCCGGTATTTTAAAACAGTTTCCAGAGATTGATTTGAAAACCCAACGCGTGGGTATTTTTTCTGAATGTGTGATGCTCAGTGAAAAATTAAAAGACGGCGATCGGGTTGAGATTTATCGTCCCTTGACCATCGACCCCAAAGACGCGCGTCGCCTGCGCGCTCAAAAAAGAGCCTAA